A region of the Borreliella chilensis genome:
GAGGTTGTATCTGTGTTAAAGACTGAATGTTTCATTCCAAATTGATCAGCAGCTTCAGTTTTTTCTTTGTCTTGTTCTACTTTTTCTTTAAATCTTTTTATTTCTGTTGAAATTCTTTGGGTTATTGTTCCTTGGAATAAACTACAAGAGTACAAAAGAAGTGTTGTAATGACAATATTGGTTAATATTAGTCCATTTTTTTTCAAAATATTCTCCTTTGATAAAAAAAATAATAATGCTGATACAAATTAATTTTTAGTACATATTACAAATGTATCTCAAATTATTTAAAGTTTAAGTTTAAACTTTAAATAAAAATTAAAAGACATTGTTGGTTTTTTGGATTTAGATTAAATGAGTTTAAAAAAATAGAAAAATTAACTTCTCTTTTAAAAATATTAAGAACAATATATTAATTTTTTGTTTATATTAGTAATTTTAGCTATTTGTATATTTTATTTTTTCTCTTGGGCTTTGATGTTCTTACTAATTGTTTTCTAATGTTAATTCTGTAATATTGATCTTGATTTTGTAATATTTTAGTAATTCTTTAATTCATACACTACTAATTAGTAGTGTATGTGGTCGCAACAATCTTTTAGAGAGTCTTTAATACTGTCTAAAATTTGTATACTTGCATTTGGGTTGAATTTATTTGCGTATCTAACCCTTATTAGTTCTCCTAAAATTATGCCATCAGCTCTAATTCCGGCTGTATTTTTGTCGTATTCGCTAATAATGTTTTCTACAGTTGTTATCCACGCATTTCTTTCTTGTATTAGTTTTTCAAAATTTTCTTGAATATCTTTTACTGTTTTTGTTCTAAAATTGAATATTAGACGTCTTTGCTCGTTTTTGTTTAAAAGATTGACAGTCTGTTCAAAGGATTCTTGTATTTTGAATCCTGTCCAAAGAATTGAGCCAATAAGATTGTAATGGGAGTTGTCTGAGCTTGATACTTGTGAGAGTATTGTTCCAAATTTTTTTATTTTATTTTCGTCGTAATTTAGAGATGAATAAAAAAACCTTCTAAACAGATTGTTTGCCAATATTAAGTCAATAGTAATGTCTTGTTTTTCTGGAATTGTGGTTTTATTTATTCCAAATTGATCAATAGGTTCGATTTTTTGAATATCTATATTTATTTTTTGATTAAATATTTCTATATTCGGCCTTATTTTTTTAATTAGTTCTTCATTTTCGTCAAATTCTTGTGTAATCTTTTTGATTACCCCTTCTTTTTCGTTATTTGATAATTGATTTTTTTGCAAGTTTTGGATCTTTTCAAGATTTTCTTTTTTTTCAATGCTATTTTCGTCAATTTTAGTGGGAATGGAGCTTGGTTGTAATTCATTTGTTGCTTCTGTGTTGTTTGATTCAGAATAAAAAGAACATGAGAATAGTAAGGCTATTTTAAATAGTTCTAATATTTTATAAATTGTTTTCTTTTTCAAGATCTAATCCTTTAGATAAAAATTTAATCATAAGTGTTATTTGACAAGCTCAATATTTCTAATATAAATATATTTCAATTTATTTAGTATTCAATATTTGTTTTATTTATTTAAAATAAAAGACAATAAATTAACTTTTTTAAAATACGTTTGTAACGTAATTAATATTGGGGGCTTAATACCGTTTTGGTGGTTATATTTATTTTAAAAAATTTTTTCTAATAGCCTTTGTTTTCATTGGTGATTGCACTATATTTTTCACGTGTTGTTTTATAATAAACTTAAGTTTATTATAAAACAACACCGTTCTCCCCATTTTACGGTAAATTTATGTTTTAGAATTTTTGTTAAAAGTCTTTATTCTAGGTGATTGTAAGTTAATTAAACTAGTTGATTATGTATATTTATACAAATATGTATTGATTCTAATTTAGTTATGTTTTAAAATATTAAAAATAGTTTAAATAAGGAGAATTAACGATGACTAAAATATTTGTTAATTTAATAATTAATATATTATTGTTTGGATTTGTAAGTTCAAATGTGTTTGCAGATTCTAACAATGTAAATATTCTACAATCTCAACCCAGCATTTTGCTACAATCAGATGAAAAAGACAATAAAAATTTAGATCAAAAAGACAATGAAAAATTAGATGAAAAAGACAATAAAAAATTAGATGAAAAAGACAATAAAAAATTAGATGAAAAAGATCAAGTTATTCAAGCTTTGGATACTATTAATAAAGTAACAGAGGATGTTTCTAATAAATTAGAAGAGGTTAGAGAATCATCTCTTGAGTTGGTAGAATCAAATGATGAGAGTTTGGTTAAAAAGTTTGTAGGGTCAATGTCTTTGATGTCAGATGTTGCTAAAGGAACTGTTGTTGCATCGCAAGAGGCAACAATTGTGGCAAAGGCTTC
Encoded here:
- a CDS encoding porin, which codes for MTKIFVNLIINILLFGFVSSNVFADSNNVNILQSQPSILLQSDEKDNKNLDQKDNEKLDEKDNKKLDEKDNKKLDEKDQVIQALDTINKVTEDVSNKLEEVRESSLELVESNDESLVKKFVGSMSLMSDVAKGTVVASQEATIVAKASGMIAEDANKVVEISKKAVQETQKAVTIANEAIFLIEKRIMSNKSPNNKELELTKEEVAKVERVKETLMASERALDETVQEAQKVLNIVNGLNPSDKDQAVAKEDVTKAISNVVKVAQGARDLAKVMTISLYMR